One window of Nostoc sp. C052 genomic DNA carries:
- the recN gene encoding DNA repair protein RecN — protein MLLCLRIENFALIDQLELEFGAGLNVLTGETGAGKSIILDAIDAALGGKVSSRVIRTGTSRAMVEATFTSNAPLAAWLTEQEIDLLDENSVVISREITATASNIRSRSRVNGVLVNRQIMAGMRDRLVEITAQGQTVQVGQSAQVRDWLDLYGGDSLMQQRHKVATSFSTYQQAHLALEKRRTSERERLQQLDLLAYQVQELGAANLGEPNELEQLGQERERLNHVVDLQQMSYKVYQALYQNDTETPAAGDLLGDSEAILNDMVEYDTQLQHLLELVRDAQAAVMEVGRQINAYGDGLEADPQRLEEVEERIQELKQICRKYGPTLTEAIAYYQRIQGELAQLNDSEQSIENLEQQEKACFEKLTQATNQLTQLRSKAAANLESRLIAELKPLAMEKVKFLVEILPAFPTAMGADKITFTFSSNPGEPLQPLTEIASGGEMSRFLLALKACFSQVDVAGTMVFDEIDVGVSGRVAQAIAEKLHQLSQRNQVLCVTHQPLVAAMADRHFRVDKQTINQGKSKKANNINAEQRTVVRVTTLDNLTTRREELAQLAGGKSASDAIAFAESLLLQAANHRRGEHT, from the coding sequence ATGTTGCTCTGCCTACGAATTGAAAACTTTGCCCTAATTGACCAACTGGAATTAGAATTTGGCGCGGGACTAAATGTGTTGACAGGTGAAACCGGCGCGGGAAAATCGATTATCTTGGATGCCATTGATGCTGCTTTGGGCGGTAAAGTCTCTAGTCGAGTCATTCGCACGGGGACAAGTCGGGCGATGGTAGAAGCGACTTTTACCTCAAATGCACCCCTAGCGGCTTGGTTGACTGAACAAGAAATAGATTTGCTTGATGAAAATTCTGTAGTCATTAGCCGAGAAATCACGGCGACTGCTAGTAATATCCGTAGTCGATCGCGGGTGAATGGTGTGTTGGTAAATCGGCAGATTATGGCAGGAATGCGCGATCGCTTGGTGGAAATCACAGCCCAAGGTCAAACTGTACAAGTGGGACAATCTGCCCAAGTCCGAGACTGGTTAGATTTATATGGCGGCGACTCCTTGATGCAGCAGCGTCATAAAGTTGCTACGAGTTTTAGTACTTACCAACAGGCGCATTTAGCCCTAGAGAAACGCCGGACATCAGAACGAGAAAGGTTGCAACAGCTAGATTTGCTCGCTTATCAAGTACAAGAATTGGGAGCAGCTAATCTGGGCGAACCTAATGAATTGGAACAGTTGGGACAAGAACGAGAACGCCTGAATCATGTCGTCGATTTGCAGCAGATGAGTTATAAGGTTTATCAGGCTTTGTATCAAAACGATACTGAAACTCCCGCCGCCGGAGATTTATTGGGAGACAGTGAGGCGATATTAAATGACATGGTGGAATATGATACCCAACTACAACACCTGTTGGAATTAGTGCGGGACGCGCAAGCTGCGGTAATGGAAGTGGGAAGGCAGATTAATGCTTATGGGGACGGATTGGAAGCCGATCCGCAGCGGTTGGAAGAGGTGGAAGAACGGATTCAGGAATTAAAGCAAATTTGCCGCAAATATGGGCCAACACTGACAGAAGCGATCGCATATTACCAACGTATTCAAGGGGAATTAGCCCAACTTAACGACAGCGAACAATCTATCGAAAATTTGGAACAGCAAGAAAAAGCGTGTTTTGAAAAACTCACCCAAGCAACTAATCAGTTAACTCAATTGCGGAGTAAAGCGGCTGCTAATTTAGAATCGCGTTTGATCGCTGAACTCAAGCCCCTAGCGATGGAAAAGGTGAAGTTTCTGGTTGAAATATTACCAGCTTTTCCAACTGCGATGGGAGCAGATAAAATTACCTTTACATTTAGTTCTAACCCTGGAGAACCACTGCAACCATTAACGGAAATTGCCTCTGGTGGGGAAATGAGCCGCTTTTTATTGGCGCTGAAAGCTTGTTTTTCTCAGGTTGATGTAGCTGGAACAATGGTTTTTGATGAAATTGATGTTGGGGTTTCAGGAAGGGTAGCCCAAGCGATCGCAGAAAAATTACACCAGCTAAGTCAGCGCAACCAAGTATTATGTGTTACCCACCAGCCTTTAGTTGCAGCAATGGCCGATCGCCATTTCCGCGTAGATAAGCAAACTATTAATCAAGGCAAGAGTAAAAAAGCTAACAATATCAATGCTGAACAGCGTACCGTTGTCAGAGTTACTACTTTGGATAATTTAACCACACGCCGGGAAGAACTAGCACAGTTAGCTGGTGGTAAATCTGCAAGTGACGCGATCGCTTTTGCTGAATCTCTGTTATTACAAGCTGCTAACCACCGTCGTGGAGAGCATACTTGA
- a CDS encoding AarF/ABC1/UbiB kinase family protein has product MIVKTLPPSSRPIQEDSHNGTNRRGELDVIDIVPEKNGRQSLVVTQIDSSQTSPRLLSAQKVRITAEPETLYDPVTIAAHYQNRPLQVVQRIFAVLGPTLSFAFGLWSDGKRGIVVKNDRRRATQLRVLLTQLGPAYIKIGQALSTRPDLVPPVFLEELTKLQDQLPPFPNEIAYQFIKEELGAPPEDVYAELSAEPIAAASLGQVYKGKLKTGEEVAVKIQRPDLRERITIDLYILRNLAAWVQKKVKRVRSDLVGILDELGDRIFEEMDYIHEGENAERFFELYGHIKDIYVPKIYWEYTNRRVLTMEWINGTKLTQTAEISAQGINARYLIEVGVQCSLRQLLEHGFFHADPHPGNLLATPDGKLAYLDFGMMSEIKPPQRYGLIEAIVHVVNRDFEGLAKDYVKLDFLSPETDLTPIIPAFARVFADAEGASVADLNIKSITDELSALMYEYPFRVPPYYALIIRSLVTLEGIAIFIDPNFKVLSEAYPYVSKRLLTDPAPQLRASLQDLLFKDGRFRWNRLENLLKNARNSQDYDFNLVLNQGIEFLSSERGAFIRDKLVDESVNGLDALSKNVLHNFTSLLRERVGLTAVNETPAATVEQQQTLEHIKRILGILRETQGFDPIQLASQIAQLLVNSDVQRLGQQIANRFTQKAVARLIRQLLAS; this is encoded by the coding sequence ATGATTGTTAAGACACTTCCCCCTAGTTCCCGACCGATTCAGGAGGACAGTCACAACGGCACAAATCGCCGGGGTGAACTGGACGTTATTGATATAGTGCCAGAAAAAAATGGTAGACAAAGCTTAGTTGTGACGCAGATAGACTCGTCGCAGACATCGCCAAGACTCTTAAGCGCCCAAAAGGTAAGGATAACAGCCGAACCTGAAACGCTTTACGATCCCGTGACCATAGCGGCGCATTACCAAAACAGACCGCTGCAAGTTGTACAGCGAATTTTTGCTGTGTTGGGGCCGACTCTATCCTTTGCCTTTGGGTTGTGGTCGGATGGTAAACGGGGAATTGTCGTCAAAAATGACCGCCGCCGAGCCACTCAGCTACGAGTATTGCTGACTCAATTGGGGCCTGCTTACATCAAAATTGGACAAGCTTTGTCCACCAGACCGGATTTAGTTCCTCCAGTCTTCTTAGAAGAATTAACTAAGCTACAAGACCAATTACCACCCTTTCCCAACGAAATTGCTTACCAGTTTATCAAAGAAGAATTAGGCGCACCTCCAGAAGATGTTTACGCCGAACTCTCGGCGGAGCCAATTGCTGCGGCTTCCTTGGGCCAAGTCTATAAAGGTAAGCTCAAAACTGGCGAAGAAGTCGCCGTAAAAATCCAACGCCCTGACTTAAGAGAGCGAATTACCATTGACTTGTATATTTTGCGTAACCTTGCGGCTTGGGTGCAGAAAAAGGTCAAACGGGTAAGAAGTGACTTAGTTGGGATTCTTGATGAATTAGGCGATCGCATTTTTGAAGAGATGGACTACATCCACGAAGGTGAAAATGCTGAACGATTCTTCGAGCTATACGGTCACATAAAAGACATATACGTACCGAAAATTTACTGGGAATATACCAATCGTCGCGTTTTGACGATGGAGTGGATTAATGGTACAAAACTAACCCAGACAGCAGAAATTAGTGCCCAAGGCATAAATGCTCGTTACCTCATTGAAGTGGGAGTGCAGTGTTCTCTGCGTCAGTTGCTAGAACACGGATTTTTCCACGCCGATCCCCACCCTGGTAATTTGTTAGCAACACCAGATGGTAAGCTAGCTTATCTCGACTTTGGGATGATGAGTGAGATTAAGCCACCACAGCGTTATGGTTTAATTGAAGCGATCGTCCACGTTGTCAACCGCGACTTTGAAGGATTAGCAAAAGACTACGTTAAATTAGATTTCTTATCACCAGAAACCGATTTAACACCAATTATCCCAGCTTTTGCGAGAGTCTTTGCTGATGCCGAAGGAGCCAGTGTTGCCGATCTTAATATTAAAAGCATCACCGATGAACTATCGGCTTTGATGTACGAATATCCTTTCCGCGTACCACCCTACTACGCCTTAATTATTCGTTCCCTCGTAACGCTGGAAGGCATTGCAATATTCATAGATCCTAACTTTAAAGTCCTCAGCGAAGCTTATCCCTACGTTTCTAAACGCCTATTAACAGATCCAGCACCACAATTAAGAGCATCATTGCAAGATTTGCTATTTAAAGATGGCAGATTTCGCTGGAATCGCTTAGAAAACTTGTTAAAAAATGCGCGTAACAGTCAAGACTACGACTTTAACTTAGTGCTGAATCAGGGCATAGAATTTCTATCATCTGAACGCGGTGCTTTCATTCGTGACAAACTAGTAGATGAATCTGTTAACGGACTCGATGCTTTAAGTAAAAATGTTTTGCATAACTTTACTTCCCTGTTGCGGGAACGGGTAGGATTGACAGCAGTTAATGAAACTCCAGCGGCGACAGTTGAGCAACAACAAACCTTAGAGCATATCAAACGTATATTAGGTATTCTCCGAGAAACACAAGGCTTTGATCCAATTCAACTAGCATCTCAAATTGCTCAGTTATTGGTAAATTCAGATGTACAACGTTTAGGTCAACAAATTGCCAACCGCTTCACGCAAAAGGCTGTAGCTAGATTAATTCGGCAATTATTAGCATCGTAG
- the cysC gene encoding adenylyl-sulfate kinase, with the protein MIQQNSGVTVWFTGLSGAGKTTICKFVEKELRIQGYRVEVLDGDTVRQNLCKGLGFSKEDREENIRRIGFVAHLLTRNNVIVLVSAISPYREIREEVRQSIPSFVEVYVNASLEVCERRDVKGLYKKARAGEIKHFTGIDDPYEIPLYPEVECQTNQESVAGSATKVLEKLQELGYVVAN; encoded by the coding sequence ATGATACAACAAAATTCTGGTGTGACGGTATGGTTCACTGGTTTGAGTGGTGCAGGTAAAACTACTATCTGTAAATTCGTGGAGAAGGAATTGCGGATACAGGGATACAGAGTTGAAGTTCTGGATGGCGATACAGTACGTCAAAACCTATGCAAGGGGTTGGGTTTCAGCAAAGAGGATCGAGAAGAGAATATTCGGCGCATTGGCTTTGTCGCTCACCTTCTTACCAGAAATAATGTAATTGTTTTGGTTTCGGCAATTTCACCGTACCGCGAAATTCGGGAAGAAGTGCGCCAAAGTATTCCATCTTTTGTTGAAGTTTACGTCAATGCATCATTAGAGGTTTGTGAGCGGCGAGACGTAAAAGGGTTATATAAAAAAGCAAGAGCCGGGGAAATTAAGCACTTCACTGGTATTGATGATCCTTATGAAATACCGCTCTATCCTGAAGTCGAATGCCAAACTAACCAAGAAAGTGTTGCTGGAAGTGCAACTAAGGTGTTGGAAAAGCTGCAAGAGTTGGGTTATGTAGTTGCTAATTGA
- a CDS encoding TIGR03032 family protein — MLATSTTTAPEENNLIQCDADQGFISWLSQAGGSVAITTYQAGKLAVAGWNGQQITMLLRQFSKPMGLAVHGSRLALASQHEVCLLANAPALAYEFLEDQPGRYDALYLPRMTYFTGDLNIHDLEFGREGLWIVNTRFSCLSTLSPDFSFVPRWHPKFISQVVPEDRCHLNGLAMVDGKPKYVTALGATDSVGGWRPGKANGGVVVEVESNEIIVDGLSMPHSPIWHDGFLWLLNSGAGEIWRIHPESGDKQVVCVLPGFLRGLCCVGYYALVGLCQIRERHIFGGLPITQRFERLLCGVAVVDLRNGQQVGMLKFTTGCQELYDVQFLAGVQRPMVLNQERKEIRQAFTAPELNYWLRPSAVIPND; from the coding sequence ATGTTAGCCACCTCTACCACTACTGCACCAGAAGAGAATAACTTAATTCAGTGTGATGCAGATCAGGGATTTATCTCCTGGCTTAGTCAAGCCGGAGGCTCAGTCGCCATCACCACCTACCAAGCTGGAAAACTGGCAGTTGCGGGCTGGAATGGTCAACAGATAACTATGCTGTTACGCCAATTTTCCAAACCAATGGGGTTAGCAGTTCATGGTTCACGTTTGGCACTGGCTAGCCAGCATGAAGTCTGTTTACTAGCCAATGCTCCCGCATTAGCTTATGAGTTTTTAGAAGACCAGCCCGGACGCTATGATGCCCTTTATCTGCCACGGATGACATATTTTACAGGCGACCTGAACATTCACGACCTGGAATTTGGCAGAGAAGGGCTGTGGATTGTCAACACCCGTTTTTCGTGTCTTTCCACCTTGAGTCCAGATTTTAGCTTTGTACCGCGCTGGCATCCCAAATTTATTTCCCAAGTAGTGCCAGAAGACCGCTGCCATCTGAATGGGTTAGCGATGGTGGATGGCAAACCCAAGTATGTGACTGCTCTCGGTGCGACAGATAGCGTCGGGGGGTGGCGACCAGGTAAAGCCAACGGTGGGGTCGTGGTGGAAGTGGAGAGTAATGAAATTATTGTAGATGGATTATCAATGCCCCATTCCCCAATCTGGCATGACGGATTTTTATGGTTACTAAACTCTGGTGCTGGAGAAATCTGGCGTATTCACCCAGAATCAGGAGACAAACAGGTAGTCTGTGTGCTACCTGGATTTCTGCGTGGGTTGTGCTGTGTGGGCTATTACGCCCTAGTGGGACTATGCCAAATTCGGGAACGGCATATTTTTGGGGGGTTGCCCATTACTCAACGGTTTGAGCGGTTACTCTGTGGTGTGGCAGTCGTGGATTTGCGAAATGGGCAGCAAGTGGGGATGCTGAAGTTCACTACAGGCTGTCAAGAACTTTATGATGTGCAGTTTCTTGCTGGTGTACAGCGTCCGATGGTTTTGAATCAGGAACGAAAAGAAATCCGCCAAGCATTTACAGCACCAGAGTTGAACTACTGGCTGCGACCAAGTGCGGTGATTCCTAATGACTAA
- a CDS encoding S-layer family protein, whose protein sequence is MTEFQVNNYISNSQSNSTVAIDPNGNFVISWQSFGQDGDKNGIYAQRYNSAGVAQGSEFRVNSTTSGDQNNPRVAIDADGDFVISWTGQDGSGNGIYAQRYNSAGVAQGSEFRVNSTTSGDQINPRVAIDAVGDFVISWTGQDGSGNGIYAQRYNSAGVAQGSEFRVNSTTSGDQNSSTVAVDANGDFVVSWQSYGQDGDYYGIYAQRYNSAGVAQGSEFKVNNTTTTTRYQLSPTIAIDAGGDFVISWQSLGQDGSGYGIYAQRYNSSGVAQGSEFQVNNNTIADQKNPTVAMDANGDFVISWQSYGQDGDNNGIYARRYNSSGVAQGSEFLVNDTTTDNQNNPSVAIAADGNFVISWQSFGQDTSSDGIYAQLYRNNGAPPIVTSGSASALAYIENATTAIDSGITVSDADSANLASATVSISSGFISAQDTLAFTGQSGITGSYNSSTGVLTLTGSSSVANYQAALRSITYTNSSDNPSTTPRSISFIVNDGSTNSTVVTRNINITAVNDAPIATATNSALAYTENATTIIDSGITVSDVDSANLSSATVSITSGFASTQDLLAFTGQNGITGNYNSSTGVLTLTGSATVANYQAVLRSVTYTNSSDNPTTTPRTISFVVNDGTDNSTTVTRNINITAVNNAPIATTTNSALAYTENATIAIDSGITVSDVDSANLASATVRISSGFISAQDTLAFTSQNGITGSYNSSTGVLTLTGNSSVANYQAVLRSVTYTNSSDNPTTTPRTISFVVNDGTANSTTVTRNINITAVNDTPVAVNDSITTNKNTPIIISATSLLSNDTDAENDVLSITSFTQPSQGTLVDNGNATYTYTPSQNYYGSDGFTYTISDGHGGSSTGTVNLTINQITPPINGTLNADNLTGTVNMDIISGLQGNDTLQGLGDNDTLDGGDGNDLLDGGTGDDSLIGGKGNDTYIVDSLGDTIVESANAGTDLVKSSVSWVLGNNLENLTLNGSGAINGTGNSLNNILIGNTGANSLSGEGGNDNLFGDSGNDTLLGGAGNDTLDGGLESDSLIGGLGNDTYIVDNLNDIIIEGLNAGTDLVKSSVNWVLTDNLENLTLTGTGAINGTGNSLKNILTGNTGANILSGEDGNDSLIGGAGNDTLLGGSGNDTLDGGAGIDSLIGGDGNDTYIVDNANDVITESANAGIDLVKSSVTFVLADNLENLTLTGTAAINGTGNNLDNILIGNTGANFLSGGDGKDSLVGGTGNDTLLGGAGDDTLDGGAGIDSLIGGDGNDIYTVDNVSDIIVGEGLNAGIDLVKSSVSWVLGDNLENLTLTGSAAINGTGNSLDNILIGNGGANFLSGGDGKDSLIGGAGNDTLLGGAGDDTLDGGAGIDSLIGGDGNDIYTVDNVSDIIVGEGSNTGTDLVNSSVTWTLGDNLENLTLTGTGAINGIGNSLNNILIGNTGANTLTGGDGNDSLFGNSGNDSLLGGAGNDVLIGGIGRDVLTGGTGQDSLYLTDTRTGGYDIITDFTVGEDTIFISSTEFALGQSQNTTLNPSLFRLGTSAITTGDRFIYDQTTGNLFFDADGIGKAAQVQIALLSNQAALSSTNITVIA, encoded by the coding sequence ATGACTGAATTTCAAGTTAATAATTACATCAGCAATAGTCAATCTAATTCCACAGTAGCGATAGATCCAAATGGGAATTTTGTTATTTCCTGGCAAAGCTTTGGCCAGGATGGGGATAAGAATGGGATATATGCCCAACGCTACAACAGCGCTGGGGTAGCTCAAGGGAGCGAATTCAGAGTCAATAGCACCACTAGCGGCGATCAAAATAACCCCAGAGTAGCCATAGATGCAGATGGGGATTTTGTCATCTCCTGGACTGGTCAGGACGGCTCTGGAAATGGGATATATGCCCAACGCTACAACAGTGCTGGGGTAGCTCAAGGGAGCGAATTCAGAGTCAATAGCACCACCAGCGGCGATCAAATTAACCCCAGAGTAGCCATAGATGCAGTTGGGGATTTTGTCATCTCCTGGACTGGTCAGGACGGCTCTGGAAATGGGATATATGCCCAACGCTACAACAGTGCTGGGGTAGCTCAAGGGAGCGAATTCAGAGTTAATAGCACCACTAGCGGCGATCAAAATAGCTCGACAGTAGCGGTAGATGCAAATGGGGACTTTGTAGTTTCTTGGCAAAGCTATGGTCAGGACGGGGATTACTATGGGATATATGCCCAACGCTACAACAGTGCTGGAGTAGCTCAAGGGAGCGAATTTAAAGTCAATAACACCACCACCACCACGCGTTATCAACTTAGCCCCACAATAGCGATAGATGCAGGTGGGGACTTTGTTATTTCCTGGCAAAGCCTTGGTCAGGATGGGTCTGGTTATGGAATATATGCCCAACGCTACAACAGTTCTGGGGTAGCTCAAGGGAGCGAATTCCAAGTCAATAATAATACCATAGCCGACCAAAAGAACCCCACAGTAGCGATGGATGCAAATGGGGATTTTGTTATTTCATGGCAAAGCTATGGTCAGGACGGGGATAACAATGGGATATATGCCCGACGCTACAACAGTTCTGGGGTGGCTCAAGGGAGCGAATTTTTGGTCAATGACACCACCACCGATAATCAAAATAACCCATCAGTAGCGATCGCTGCTGATGGGAACTTTGTCATTTCTTGGCAAAGCTTTGGGCAAGACACGTCTAGTGATGGGATATATGCCCAACTATACAGGAACAATGGGGCTCCCCCGATAGTCACCTCTGGTTCTGCCTCTGCTCTGGCGTACATTGAGAATGCCACTACAGCCATCGATTCAGGCATCACCGTCAGTGATGCAGACTCCGCTAACCTAGCTAGTGCTACTGTCAGCATTAGCAGTGGCTTTATTTCTGCTCAAGACACCCTCGCTTTCACCGGCCAAAGTGGGATTACGGGCAGCTACAACAGCAGCACAGGTGTTTTAACCTTAACTGGCAGTTCCAGCGTTGCGAATTATCAAGCCGCACTGCGTTCCATTACTTATACCAACAGTAGCGACAATCCCAGTACTACACCTCGTAGTATCAGCTTTATAGTTAATGATGGGAGTACTAATAGTACCGTCGTTACCCGCAATATTAATATTACGGCGGTGAATGATGCGCCCATTGCTACTGCCACTAACTCTGCTCTGGCATACACCGAGAATGCTACTACAATCATCGACTCAGGTATCACAGTCAGCGATGTAGACTCTGCTAACCTCTCCAGTGCTACTGTGAGCATTACCAGTGGTTTCGCCTCTACTCAAGACCTCCTCGCCTTCACCGGACAGAATGGGATTACGGGCAACTACAACAGCAGCACAGGTGTTTTGACCTTAACTGGCAGTGCCACCGTTGCGAATTATCAAGCCGTGCTGCGTTCTGTTACTTATACCAACAGCAGCGACAACCCCACTACTACACCTCGCACCATCAGCTTTGTAGTCAATGATGGGACTGATAATAGTACTACCGTTACCCGTAATATTAATATTACGGCAGTGAACAATGCGCCCATTGCTACTACTACCAACTCTGCTCTGGCATACACCGAGAACGCTACTATAGCGATCGATTCAGGTATCACAGTCAGCGATGTAGACTCCGCTAATCTAGCTAGTGCCACCGTCAGAATTAGTAGTGGCTTTATTTCTGCTCAAGACACCCTCGCCTTCACCAGCCAAAATGGGATTACGGGCAGCTATAACAGCAGCACAGGTGTTTTGACCTTAACTGGCAATTCCAGCGTTGCGAATTATCAAGCCGTGCTGCGTTCTGTTACTTATACCAACAGCAGCGACAACCCCACTACTACACCTCGCACCATCAGCTTTGTGGTCAATGATGGGACTGCTAATAGTACTACCGTTACCCGCAATATTAATATTACGGCGGTGAATGATACTCCTGTTGCTGTTAACGATAGCATCACCACAAACAAAAACACACCTATTATCATTAGCGCTACTAGTCTGTTGAGCAATGATACAGATGCAGAAAATGACGTATTGAGTATTACTAGCTTCACTCAACCTAGCCAAGGAACTTTAGTTGACAACGGTAATGCTACTTACACTTATACCCCTTCCCAAAACTATTATGGCTCCGACGGCTTCACTTACACTATAAGTGATGGGCATGGTGGCAGCAGTACTGGCACTGTAAACTTGACCATTAATCAAATCACCCCTCCGATTAATGGCACTCTAAATGCAGATAACCTGACTGGTACGGTGAATATGGATATCATCTCAGGATTGCAGGGCAATGACACCCTCCAAGGACTAGGTGATAACGACACCCTTGATGGCGGCGATGGAAATGATTTATTGGATGGTGGTACAGGAGATGATAGTCTCATCGGTGGCAAAGGCAATGACACTTATATTGTGGATAGCCTTGGTGACACTATTGTTGAATCCGCCAATGCAGGCACAGATTTAGTCAAGTCTTCAGTGAGTTGGGTGTTGGGAAATAACCTGGAGAACTTGACCCTGAATGGAAGTGGGGCAATCAATGGTACTGGTAATAGCCTTAATAACATCCTGATTGGAAATACTGGCGCTAACAGCTTGAGCGGGGAAGGTGGCAACGATAACCTCTTTGGTGATTCCGGCAATGACACCTTGTTGGGTGGTGCAGGCAATGACACCTTAGATGGAGGTTTAGAATCTGACAGTCTCATTGGTGGACTTGGTAATGATACTTACATCGTAGATAACCTGAACGATATTATTATTGAAGGCTTAAATGCAGGTACAGATTTAGTTAAGTCTTCGGTGAATTGGGTGTTGACAGATAACCTAGAGAACTTGACCCTGACTGGAACTGGGGCAATCAATGGTACTGGTAACAGCCTTAAGAACATTCTGACGGGAAATACTGGCGCTAACATCTTGAGCGGAGAAGATGGCAATGATAGCCTAATTGGTGGTGCAGGCAATGACACCTTGTTGGGTGGTTCCGGCAATGACACCTTGGATGGAGGTGCAGGGATTGATAGTCTCATTGGTGGAGACGGCAATGACACTTACATCGTAGACAATGCGAACGATGTTATTACTGAATCTGCCAATGCAGGAATAGATTTAGTCAAATCTTCGGTGACTTTCGTGTTGGCAGATAACTTGGAGAATTTGACCTTGACTGGAACCGCCGCAATCAATGGTACTGGTAACAACCTTGATAACATCCTGATTGGCAATACTGGCGCTAACTTTTTGAGTGGAGGAGATGGCAAAGATAGCCTAGTTGGTGGTACAGGCAATGATACCTTGTTAGGTGGTGCAGGCGATGACACCTTGGATGGAGGTGCAGGGATTGATAGTCTCATTGGTGGAGATGGCAATGACATCTACACCGTAGACAACGTTAGCGATATTATTGTCGGCGAAGGCTTAAATGCAGGCATAGATTTGGTGAAGTCTTCGGTGAGTTGGGTGTTGGGAGATAACCTGGAGAATTTGACTCTGACTGGAAGCGCGGCAATCAATGGTACTGGTAATAGCCTTGATAACATCCTGATTGGAAATGGTGGCGCTAACTTTTTGAGCGGAGGAGATGGCAAAGACAGCCTAATTGGTGGTGCAGGTAATGACACATTGTTGGGGGGTGCAGGCGATGATACCTTGGATGGAGGTGCAGGAATTGATAGTCTCATTGGTGGAGATGGCAATGACATCTACACCGTAGACAACGTTAGCGATATTATTGTTGGCGAAGGCTCAAATACAGGCACAGATTTAGTTAACTCTTCGGTGACTTGGACGTTGGGAGATAACCTAGAGAACTTGACTCTGACTGGAACTGGGGCAATCAATGGTATTGGTAACAGTCTTAATAACATCCTAATTGGAAATACTGGTGCTAACACATTAACGGGAGGAGATGGTAACGATAGCCTCTTTGGTAATTCAGGCAATGACAGCTTATTAGGCGGTGCAGGTAACGATGTACTGATTGGTGGAATTGGTCGAGATGTGCTGACTGGTGGAACTGGGCAAGATAGCTTATATCTGACCGATACCCGCACTGGAGGCTATGATATCATCACTGATTTTACTGTTGGAGAAGATACTATCTTCATTTCCAGTACAGAATTCGCACTGGGACAATCTCAAAATACTACGCTCAATCCTAGCTTGTTCCGACTTGGTACTAGTGCCATAACAACAGGCGATCGCTTCATCTACGATCAAACTACGGGGAACCTATTTTTTGACGCAGATGGAATTGGTAAAGCTGCACAAGTTCAAATCGCCCTGTTATCGAATCAGGCAGCGCTTAGTAGTACTAATATTACTGTCATTGCCTAA